A stretch of the Gemmatimonadales bacterium genome encodes the following:
- a CDS encoding protein kinase — MKPERWQAVKELLGAALERAPADRLSFLSDACGADLALRAEVESLLAVAERTSGFLEPSAPKAPTDIVAILRTALASAYVIEREVGKGGMAVVYLAQDLRHRRAVALKVLDPELSSRLGAERFRREIETAARLDHPHILPVFDSGEAQGLLWYTMPYVEGESLRQRLERVGQLPVEEALRLTREAADALDCAHRHGIVHRDVKPENILLSAGHVRVADFGIATVLETTDGGRITQTGITVGSPAYMSPEQAAGTRTLDGRSDIYSLGCVLYELLAGEPPFLAPTPQAIFARRVLEPLPGIRTVRESVPESLARVLDRALAKSPADRYPDAKAFMEALDDVNLGEVRASGDRAPNAGTIAIPASGLRRKAVTRAMLIGAAIIALVGSGVVLARRDHGARASAEEAPRVLAVLPFKNLGSPGDQYFADGLTEEITSRLADVKELGVISRTSADRYRSSSATLKQIGRELGATYVLEGSVRWEKRPDGTSRIRVTPQLIRVHDDQHLWADRYDADLRDVFDVQAGIAEQVTMALGVLIAARAAGQPAGKPTTNLSAYDAYLRGDAAMPTDLSSGAEGLLSAYKGAAEHYQEAVELDSTFALAYAKLGRALLGTWIGDSSTAVKARAAVERALTLAPELSDAHLARGEYALRIENDTERGLKELETAVRLRPNDAEALMELGNTEWNLGRPGRQAIARVERAAQLDPRTVVRQVVLAFLYQESHRFDDAIRTYDRAIELKPENPGPYTQKAVLYLYRGDINGARRLIRRAAERTDSMGLITAAASTLLPWHSYGILDDGYQRAVLRLPATAFAGDTGLYGVIKGHYSWMHGDSARFRAYFDTAYAFATARLRESPGNGFYGMVTAGMLAAHGKRAEAYAAHERVYPNAWRKPGEFEARLCVLAGDTERALDVLEQRHWGNELTAEWLRVDPFWDPLRKYPRFQRLLSTSPSD; from the coding sequence GTGAAGCCGGAGCGTTGGCAAGCGGTCAAGGAGCTTCTGGGCGCGGCGCTCGAGCGCGCGCCTGCCGACCGGTTGTCGTTTCTCAGCGATGCCTGCGGGGCCGACCTGGCGCTCCGCGCCGAGGTCGAGTCTCTGCTCGCGGTAGCCGAGCGGACGAGCGGCTTTCTGGAACCATCAGCACCCAAAGCACCCACCGACATCGTCGCCATTCTGCGAACGGCCCTGGCCAGCGCCTACGTGATCGAGCGGGAAGTGGGCAAGGGTGGAATGGCAGTCGTCTACCTCGCCCAGGACCTCCGCCACCGACGCGCGGTCGCGCTCAAGGTGCTCGATCCGGAGCTGAGCTCACGATTGGGAGCCGAGCGCTTTCGGCGTGAGATCGAGACCGCTGCCCGACTCGATCACCCACACATCCTGCCTGTGTTCGACTCTGGGGAGGCTCAGGGCCTCCTCTGGTACACCATGCCCTACGTCGAGGGCGAGTCACTGAGACAGCGACTGGAGCGCGTAGGTCAGCTGCCCGTAGAGGAGGCGCTGCGCCTCACCCGCGAGGCGGCCGACGCGCTCGACTGCGCCCATCGGCATGGCATAGTGCACCGGGACGTCAAGCCCGAAAACATCCTGCTGTCGGCCGGGCATGTGCGAGTGGCCGACTTCGGAATTGCCACGGTATTGGAGACCACGGACGGCGGGCGGATAACCCAGACCGGTATCACGGTAGGTTCGCCAGCCTACATGAGTCCGGAGCAGGCGGCTGGCACACGCACCCTGGATGGTCGCAGCGACATCTACTCGCTGGGCTGCGTCCTCTACGAGCTGCTCGCCGGTGAGCCGCCCTTTTTAGCACCGACGCCGCAGGCAATCTTCGCCAGGCGGGTTCTCGAGCCATTGCCGGGCATTCGCACTGTGCGCGAGAGTGTGCCGGAATCGCTCGCGCGCGTGCTCGACCGGGCGCTGGCGAAGTCACCGGCTGACCGGTATCCCGACGCCAAGGCGTTCATGGAAGCGCTTGACGATGTGAACCTGGGTGAGGTCCGGGCTTCTGGCGACCGCGCTCCCAACGCAGGTACAATCGCTATCCCCGCGAGCGGTCTCCGCCGCAAGGCCGTCACCAGGGCCATGCTCATAGGAGCCGCGATCATCGCCCTCGTCGGTAGCGGAGTGGTCCTGGCCCGGCGCGATCATGGCGCTCGGGCGAGTGCGGAGGAGGCACCTCGAGTTCTGGCGGTTCTGCCGTTCAAGAATCTCGGCTCGCCGGGAGATCAGTACTTTGCCGACGGCCTCACTGAGGAGATCACCAGCCGCCTTGCCGACGTCAAGGAGCTCGGGGTGATCTCGCGTACCAGTGCCGACCGCTATCGGAGCAGCAGCGCCACACTGAAGCAAATCGGCCGGGAGTTAGGCGCGACCTATGTGCTCGAGGGAAGCGTCCGCTGGGAGAAACGACCCGATGGAACCAGCCGCATCCGGGTGACACCGCAGCTCATTCGCGTCCATGACGACCAGCATCTGTGGGCCGACCGTTACGATGCGGACCTGCGCGATGTGTTCGATGTTCAGGCCGGCATCGCCGAGCAGGTCACCATGGCACTCGGAGTCCTGATCGCGGCGCGGGCGGCAGGGCAACCTGCTGGCAAGCCAACCACGAATCTCAGCGCGTATGACGCCTACCTGCGTGGCGACGCGGCCATGCCCACGGACCTGAGCAGCGGGGCAGAGGGGCTCCTGAGCGCGTACAAGGGTGCTGCGGAGCATTACCAAGAGGCGGTCGAGCTCGACTCCACCTTTGCACTCGCCTATGCCAAGCTGGGGAGAGCCCTGCTCGGCACGTGGATCGGGGACAGCTCGACGGCGGTCAAAGCCAGAGCGGCGGTTGAACGCGCGCTGACGCTCGCTCCCGAGCTGAGTGACGCGCACCTCGCGCGAGGTGAGTATGCCCTCCGGATCGAAAATGACACCGAGCGTGGGCTGAAGGAGTTGGAGACTGCGGTCCGGCTCCGTCCCAATGATGCCGAAGCCTTGATGGAATTGGGGAACACGGAATGGAACCTCGGTAGGCCAGGGCGCCAGGCGATTGCTCGTGTCGAACGGGCGGCGCAGCTCGACCCTCGGACCGTCGTGCGGCAGGTCGTGCTGGCGTTCCTGTACCAGGAGTCACATCGGTTCGACGACGCCATACGGACCTACGACCGCGCCATCGAGCTCAAACCGGAGAATCCTGGACCGTATACCCAGAAGGCGGTCCTCTACCTGTATCGCGGGGACATCAACGGTGCGAGGCGGCTTATCCGCCGGGCTGCCGAGCGCACCGACAGCATGGGCCTCATCACCGCAGCGGCCAGCACACTGCTCCCCTGGCACTCGTATGGAATACTGGACGACGGCTATCAACGGGCCGTGCTTCGGCTGCCGGCGACGGCCTTTGCGGGTGACACGGGCCTGTACGGCGTCATCAAAGGCCACTACTCCTGGATGCATGGGGATTCCGCGCGGTTCCGAGCGTACTTCGACACGGCATATGCCTTCGCGACGGCTCGGCTTCGAGAGAGCCCGGGGAATGGCTTCTATGGCATGGTCACGGCGGGAATGCTCGCCGCCCATGGAAAGCGAGCCGAGGCATATGCTGCGCACGAACGAGTGTACCCGAACGCGTGGCGGAAGCCAGGCGAGTTTGAAGCCCGGCTGTGCGTACTCGCCGGCGATACTGAACGGGCGCTCGACGTGCTGGAGCAGAGGCACTGGGGTAACGAGCTCACCGCTGAGTGGCTTCGGGTCGACCCCTTCTGGGACCCGCTTCGCAAGTACCCGAGGTTTCAGCGGCTGCTGAGCACATCTCCCTCCGATTAA
- a CDS encoding sigma-70 family RNA polymerase sigma factor, which yields MTALLQAWGRGEPAALDELLPLIYEELRRQAARQLRSQPAGHTLQATALVHEVYLRLVGRPDAEWQSRAHFFGVAARAMRSILVDHARARQAAKRGGQARRLTLGAADGVADRPPESEVDVLALDEALARLAELDPRQAQVVELRYFAGSTIQETAHVLGLSHATVEREWRTARLWLRRELAAG from the coding sequence GTGACCGCCCTGCTGCAGGCCTGGGGACGGGGTGAGCCGGCAGCCCTGGACGAGCTCCTGCCCCTGATTTACGAGGAGTTGCGTCGTCAAGCCGCACGTCAGTTGCGTAGCCAGCCAGCCGGGCACACGCTGCAGGCCACGGCCCTGGTGCACGAGGTCTACCTCCGCCTGGTCGGTCGGCCAGATGCCGAATGGCAAAGCCGTGCCCACTTTTTCGGCGTGGCTGCCCGGGCTATGCGGAGCATCCTGGTGGATCACGCCCGGGCACGTCAGGCTGCCAAGCGTGGCGGCCAGGCGCGCCGGCTGACCTTGGGGGCGGCGGACGGCGTGGCGGATCGTCCGCCCGAATCGGAGGTGGACGTGCTGGCGCTCGATGAGGCGCTCGCTCGATTGGCTGAGCTTGACCCCCGCCAGGCACAGGTGGTGGAGCTCCGCTACTTCGCCGGCTCGACTATCCAGGAGACTGCTCATGTCCTCGGCCTCTCCCATGCGACGGTCGAGCGTGAGTGGAGGACCGCTCGGCTTTGGCTTCGGCGTGAGCTGGCTGCGGGTTGA